From the Pseudarthrobacter sp. MM222 genome, one window contains:
- a CDS encoding PucR family transcriptional regulator yields the protein MAISLAALLGVPSLQLTKAGLAETTWHQDIHWVAVTEQEDPQRFLNGGELVLTTGMRLRSAADQRRFVRQVQRAGAVGIGFGIGLTHEVVPPALVAEANRWGLPVVEVPYETPFIAIGKLVADAQSADHYGKLERLIAGHQILARALLTGGGLAELLKHLGSMLRTEIVLTQFTAQLYNSVAGNPAPNADGWASYPIPTGRRDACTLWIKQPFEDSGIVGYAQNLISVELNNMVKQRQSQRALAGQVLEDVIHGTLDSSEATRRLAGIGINSTRKNVVLLAESAAHAKQLGSTSLPQPLDKAVSAVVGKDLIAVIPDDGSGASALARGLSDHLAEAGLHATIGIGGAYTKPNGLRWSYFEARDAVSHGLPVNEPERLSLTSLLLASEDVPLADMANESLNPLRTFDATHGAELMTTLESYLTNNGSVAAVAEELTLHRNTVRYRLAQITELTGYDPAQTPDRVQLWLALAVQRLGARHPR from the coding sequence ATGGCCATTTCACTCGCCGCCCTGCTCGGGGTCCCGTCCCTGCAGCTCACCAAGGCAGGCCTCGCCGAAACCACCTGGCACCAGGACATCCACTGGGTGGCCGTCACCGAGCAGGAGGACCCGCAGCGGTTCCTCAACGGCGGTGAACTCGTCCTCACCACGGGCATGCGGCTGCGCAGCGCGGCGGACCAGCGGCGCTTCGTCCGGCAGGTCCAGCGGGCCGGCGCCGTGGGAATCGGCTTCGGAATCGGACTGACGCACGAGGTGGTACCTCCGGCCCTGGTCGCCGAGGCCAACCGCTGGGGCCTGCCGGTGGTGGAAGTCCCGTACGAGACCCCTTTCATCGCCATCGGGAAACTCGTGGCCGACGCACAGTCCGCGGACCACTACGGCAAGCTGGAGCGCCTCATCGCCGGGCACCAGATCCTTGCCCGGGCCCTCCTGACCGGCGGCGGCCTGGCCGAGCTGCTCAAGCACCTCGGCTCGATGCTTCGCACCGAGATTGTACTGACCCAGTTCACCGCCCAGCTCTATAACAGCGTGGCCGGCAATCCCGCTCCCAACGCGGACGGCTGGGCTTCGTACCCCATCCCCACGGGCCGCCGCGACGCCTGCACCCTCTGGATCAAGCAGCCCTTCGAAGATTCCGGCATCGTTGGCTACGCCCAGAACCTGATCAGCGTCGAGCTGAACAACATGGTCAAGCAGCGGCAGTCGCAGCGCGCCCTGGCCGGGCAGGTCCTCGAGGACGTGATCCACGGAACCCTTGATTCCAGTGAGGCCACCCGCCGGCTCGCCGGCATCGGCATCAACAGCACCCGCAAGAACGTGGTGCTGCTCGCCGAATCTGCGGCACACGCCAAACAGCTCGGCAGCACCTCGCTGCCGCAGCCGCTGGACAAGGCGGTGAGCGCCGTCGTCGGCAAGGATCTGATCGCGGTCATTCCCGACGACGGCAGCGGGGCCAGCGCGCTGGCCCGCGGCCTCAGCGACCACCTGGCCGAGGCCGGGCTCCACGCGACAATCGGAATCGGCGGGGCCTACACAAAGCCGAACGGCCTGCGCTGGAGCTACTTCGAGGCCCGCGATGCGGTCAGCCACGGCCTGCCCGTCAACGAGCCGGAGCGGCTCAGCCTGACCTCGCTGCTGCTGGCCAGCGAGGATGTGCCGCTGGCCGACATGGCGAACGAGTCCCTGAATCCGCTCCGCACTTTCGACGCCACGCACGGGGCGGAGCTGATGACCACCCTGGAAAGCTACCTCACCAACAACGGCTCGGTGGCCGCCGTCGCCGAGGAACTGACGCTGCACCGGAACACCGTCCGCTACCGGCTGGCCCAGATTACCGAGCTGACCGGCTATGACCCCGCCCAGACGCCGGACCGGGTGCAGCTGTGGCTGGCGCTCGCCGTGCAACGGCTGGGGGCCCGCCACCCGCGCTGA